CTTTTATTCATATAGCTCCATTATGTATCTCTTTAAACAGAACAAGGGCAGTGCTTATAATTTTGGTATTTGTACTTAACATAATTATGAAGCTATCTTCATTTTGTAATCTGTGTCATGCAGAATTCATGTTGAAAAGTTCTTTTGTAAAAAGCTTAAGGAACTTCCACATAGATACAATAAATGATTACTCTGTACAAGTAATTGGATTTCTTCTCGAGGCTAAATTACATTAAGCAAGACAATCTGATTCAAGAATCCCATCATTTTAGGGTTGCCAgagtaagcaaataaaaatacaggatacccagttaaatgtgaatttcagaaaaCAGATACTTTCCTCATATAAAGATGTCCCATGTAAAAATGGTTATTTATTAAAACACACttaggctgtgcatggtggctcatgcctgtaatcccaacactttgggaggctgaggtgggtggatcacctaaggttagcagttcaagaccagcctggccaacacggcaaaacctcatctctacaaaaaatacaaaaattagtggaatgtggtggtgcatgcctgtattcccagttacttgggaggctaaggcaggagaatcacgtgaacctgggatgcggagattgcagtgagccaagatagtgccactgcattccagcctgggcaatagagcaagactccatctccaaaaaacaaaaggccgggcacagtagctcacgccggtaatcccagcactttgggaggccgaggtgggcagatcacaaggtcaggagattgagaccatcctggccaacatggtgaaactccatctctactaaaaatacaaaaattagttgggtatggtggcacgtgtctataatcccagctacttgagaggctgaggcaggagaatcgctttaactaggaggttgcagtgagctgagatcgtgccactgcaccccagcctggcaagagagcaagactccgtctcaaaaaacaaacacaaaaacctcAGACTTAACTGGgtatcctgtattttatttgtaaaccCTATACTAGTTGCCCTTCTGCTATAACacaaaacatacatttattatcctTAAAGAACTTTTTTGGTCCCAGTTGGAGGGTAACAAATTGCTCAGGTTTTCTCTTGGTTTCCAGGAATGAATGTGCATGGGCAGCCCATCACGGATTTCTTTTTATCCAataagtttttggggaacaggtggtggttggttacatgaataagttctttggtggtgatttctgagattctggtgcactcatcacctgagcagtgtacactgtacccattgtatagtcttttttccttcatccccctcccaccccttcccccaagtccccaaagtccaatgtatcattcttacgcctttgcatcctcatagcttagctcccccttacgagtgagaacatacaatgtttggttttccattcctgaattacttcacttagaataagtcTCCAGGACTGCTGcagtggtgtacgcctgtaatcccagcactttgggaggccgaggcaggtggatcacctgaggtcaggagttcgagaccagcctggccaacatggtgaaaccctgtctatactaaaataaaaattagccaggtttggcgatgcatacctataatcccagctacctgggaggcccaggtgagagaatcacttgaacctggaaggcggaggttccaccaagccaagatcacaccaccacactcaaacgtgggcaatagagtaagactgtgtctccaaaaaggaaaaaaaaaaaaaaagaatggtctccaattccgtccaggttgctgcgaatgccattatttcattcatttttatggctgagtagtattccatagtatgtaTGTAcaacagtttctttatccactagttgactgatagacatttgggctggttccatattttttgCAATTGTgcattgtgctgctataaacatgcgtgtacAAGTAtctttcatataatgacttcttttactctgagtagatacccagtactgggattactggatcaaatggtagttctacttttagttctttaaggaatctccacactgttttccatggtggttgtactagtttacattcccatcagctgtgtaaaagtgttccctgttcaccacatccttgccaacatctattaattttttaaattttttgattatgaccattcttgcaggagtgaggtggtatcatattgtgttttgatttgcatttccctgaaaatCAATTCTAGGTTACCAACTTTTAGGTATTTCTTTGAACCTTCCATTCTTCAGCATTCTGTAGAATAAATCCATAGGAGTGGAATTACTACCAAGTCAAAAAGTATGCAAACTTCTAATGGtattttctgaaactttttgagtactGATGTGAGTATAAATTTAGAATACCTTTGTGGGGGATATTCTGGCAGTATTTACTGAGATTAAGAATGCACATATAtctgatccagtaattccacctccaggaatttatcctatAGGTATTCTCAGCCATGTGTATAATAATATATGTTCAAGGCTATTAGTGGCAGGACTGTTTGtcataaaaattagaattaaccAAAATGGCATCTCTACAGGATACCTAAATAAATTGTGGCACACTGATAAAACAGATTGCTATGTAtctgaaaaaagaatgagaaagcatACCGTATCTGTAGAAAGATAACTGATAACACTGGTTGCCTTTGGGAAGGGGAAACTGTAACTGGGGAACAGAGGTGGGAGAATTTTCATTGTAGTCATTTGTGTCCTTTATGTTTTGAACCAAAAGAAGGTATTATCCACTCAAAAATAGATTTGAAACTTCTTAAATGTCactgaaatgaaaacaataaaaacacaattttagaATCTAAACCTTTCGCTTTACATAAAAAAACTGACACAGCGGTAAAGTGATTTGTCCATGTACAAATAGTTAAGTTATAAATGACTGTATTTATAAATTCCAATAAGAAGAATCCCAGATCCCAAAGGTTCTCTTTGCCCATACCAAGGGTTGAGGATGATGTGGAGGAACTAGAACTGTCATAgcctgctggtgagaatgcaaaattgtacaactactttggaaaatgttgttttgttttccttttgattcaatTCAGGGAAGAGTTAACGCTTTGGAAAATttttgacaatttcttaaaaagttaaacatgtgaCCCAGTCATTCCACTTCTGGGTACTTACccaagaaatgaaagcatatgtctaCATATAGCAGCTTTATAAATCACGGCAAAAAtttgaaacaacccaaatttccatcaacaagtgaatggataagtaaattgttgcatagccatacaatggaatacaactCACCAACAAAAGGAACAAATTGATAACATAAGCAACAaaatagatgaatctcaaaatacttatgttgagtgaaagaagtcagacaaaaaGTATACACTCTGATTCCATgtatacaaaaatagaaaatacaaactaatgtatagtaaaaaaaataaatcagtggttCCCTGGAAACTTGGAGTGGGGTATGTGGAGGAGGTGGAATGAAAGGGAAAGATTACAAAGGGGCCTGAGGAAACCTTGGGGGTGATTCATGTGGTTTCACAGGTGAATACGtataggaaaattaataaaagtatgtacttctataaagaaatacctgaagatAGGGggcaaaaaagtatatatttctaaatgtgTGCAGTTTgaacattaaaggaaaaaaaccttccaaaataCAAACAGCATAGGAGACATGCAAACCTAAGGCCACTGTGGTTGGCTGGTACTGAGACTAGAACTCAAGTTTAATCAAGTTGGTGATTTTTTAGCCTGGTGAATACAATGAGAGATTTCTACTTTTCGCCACCTAGGTATGTCAGGGCCCTTTTGCACTTCCTTCATTTCACTAGAAATCTTAAAATCTTCcctttggccaggcgcggtggctcaagcctgtaatcccagcactttgggaggccgagacgggcgaatcacaaggtcaggagatggagaccatcctggctaacacggtgaaaccccctctctactaaaaaatacaaaaaactagccgggcgaggtggcgggcgcctgtagtcccagctactcaggaggctgaggcaggagaatggtataaacccgggaggtggagcttgcagtgagctgagatccagccactggactctagcctgggtgacagagcgagactccgtctcaaaaaaaaaaaaaaaaaaagaaaatcggTCAGGAAGTAGATAGGCCCAGTATATTTCTTTTCAgtgttaaatataaatggaaatccTACTTTTGACAATTTACCTAAGTCAATTTATGTACCCCTTCTCCTTTAATATCTGAGCACTTCTCACGTAACTTTTTGAAACACCAATGCTATTAAGTTGAAATTTTTACTGTAATGACTGAGGTAGTCATCACTCTTGGGTATGACCTTCATTTGTTATTAAACTCTTTCATATACCTTTAATATCCCATAGTTTTATTACGCTTTCTCTGATCCACTGTGTCTCCAGCCTCCCCATCTGTTTTCTTCTCAaggttccctccctccctcattgcCCGTAGCAAGTTTCATCTCCTTTTAGTCTTCTCTTGGGGCACTTCCTCAAACCTTTCATTTCACTTGGCCTCTGAAGGTTCTACTGAGCTCTATCTTACTAgtaataaagacataaataagagATAAGGAAATTGCTGATTTCAAAACCGATTGGTCTCATGTCTAAAGACTAATTGCTGTTGTCTAAGACAGTCCTAGAAAGGACTTTACATGGAGAAATCGGTGGTTCCTTTTTTTTCATTCACTGGCTCCTTCAATGAATACTGATAGAGAGCTTTCTATATACATACACTGCTCTGGCACAGTAGCATTTTAGCACAATGGACTCAATGTAACAGTAACAATAGACTTCAAAAATAAACCATAGTTCTTTGAggagatcaataaaattgataaacctacATCCAGGCTAATcaggaaataaagaagaagaCATAAACTACCAGTATCAGGAATGAGGGTCGTGATCACTACATACTGTATCTATAGCTATTATAAAGATAGGgcggccaggcgtgatggctcatgcctgtaatcccaccactttgggaggctgaggcaggcagatcacctgaggtgagcagagtttgagaccagccgggccaacctggcaaaaccccatctctactaaaattacaaaaattagctgtgcatggtggcatgtgcctgtagtcccagctacttgggaggctgaggcacaagaatcacttgaacccaagaggtggaggttgcaataagctgagatggccccactgcactccagcctgggcaacagagtgagactctgtctaaaaaaaaaaagggggaatatCATGTCATGAACATCTTTATGCCAATATATTTGCCAACTTagctgaaatagaaaaattccttgaaagacacagaTTACCAAAGCTCACTTGAGGAGTTGATAACCTGAATGGCCCTATATCTATAAAGAAATGGAATTGATGTTAATAAAAACTTCCCACAAAATAACTCCAGATCCAGCTGGCTTCAGTAGTGAAGTCTACCAAACACTTAATGAAGGCATAATGTGATTCAAACTGAAGAAGATTGCTTCTAAGTCACTCTACAAGACCAGCATTACTATGacactaaaaccagacaaaggcatttcaagagaagaaaactaaagacCAATATCTTTCACGAAAATACatgcaaacattttaaacaaaatttcagtaaataaaagtcaacaacatattaaaaggataatacaaCATgggccaagtgggatttattccaggaatacaggattggtttaatattttttaaaaatcagtgaggcatagtggttcacgccCGGCattccagcattctgggaggctgaggaaggaggatcacttgagcccaggagttcagggccagcctgggcagcataatgagaatgagtctctacaaaaaaattttttaattagccaggtgtggtggtgcatgtctgtggtcccagctacctgggagcctgaggtgggaggattgcttgagctcaggagttcaaggctgcagtgagctatggtcatgccactgcattccaaccagggcaacagagtgagaccctgtctcaaaaacaaaataaaaatcaatgtaatttaccatattaataagttaaaaaagaaaaaccttatgaggcagaaaaaacatttgacaaaatctatcTGTTCTCAATAAATACTCTCAACAAAGTAAGCAAGCATAGAATGGAACTTCTTCAACTGATAAAGGACACCTATGAAAAACCTATagttaacatcatatttaatgatgaaagactaAATGTTTTTCCTCAagttattgattgattgattgagatggagtctcactctgctgcccaggctggagggcagtggtacaatcttggcttactgcaacctctgcctccctggttcaagtgattctcctgccttggcctcccaagtagctgggattacaggtacctgccactacGCCCTATTTTTTAGCActacggctaatttttgtatttttttttttaaaagagacggggcttcaccatgttggtcagactggtctcgaactcctaacgtcaagtgatctgcctgtcttggcctcccaaagagttgggattacaggcatgagccaccatgcaggcCTTCCTCAAGATTAGGAATGAGACAGATACCTACTCTAActggctgctgccttttttttttttttttttttgctttttttctttccctgagacagggtctgactctgttacccaggctgtagtgcagctgttggatcacagctcactgcagcctccatctcctgagctgatgccatccacccgcctcagcctcccaagtacctgtgagtacaggcccacgccaccatgcctggctaatttttgtagtttttatagttatagggtcccactatgttgcccaggctgggtttgaaCTCCTATGCccaagaaatcctcccatcttgacctcccaaagtgctgagatgacaggcatgagccactacgcctggcctctcaccacttccattcaacattgtactaggagttctagccagagcattcaggtaagaaaaagaaaccatataGGTATCTGGCGAGTTTAGCAAGATTGTGGGATGCAAGtttaatatacagaaatcaattgGATTTCTATGCACTAGCAATAAAGAGTGAataattggaaattttaaaataccatttacagtaccataaaaatatgaaatatattggGATAAATCTGACAGGATGGGAAAGACCTCTATATTGAAAACTGCAAGATATTGCTGAGACAAAGACAGTCTTTATGAGGGACTATACCTTGTTCATGGATCATAAAACTTAGTATTGTTGAGATTCTTTGCTCCTCAAATTCAGTGCAATGCCAATAAAAATACCAGCAGGCAtcttgtagaaattgacaagctaattataaaattcttttgGAAATACAAAGGACCTAGAGGAGCCGAAAAGAACTTTGAATAAGAACTAAGTTGAAAGCCTAGCATTACCTAATTTCAATAATTATCATCAAGCTATAGTAATCAACAACAGGGTGGTACTGGAATAAGATGGACAAATATAGCAATAGAACCGAATAGCCAAAAATAAGCTCTCATATATATGGAtaagtgatttttgacaaaggtgcccaGGCAATATGGTAAAGATAAGTCAGCCTTTTAAGGAAATGGTAcagggcgggcacagtggctcacgcctgtaatcctaacactttgggagcccaaggcaggtggatcacttgaggtcaggagttagaaaccagcctggccgacatggtgaaaccctgtctctactaaaaaaaccacaaatattagccgggcattgtaGTGGGCACCTGttaccccagctactcaggaggctgaggcaggagaatcgcttgaacctgggaggctgaggttgcagcaagctgagatcaggccattgcactccagcatgtgcaacagagcgagactccgcctcaaaaagaaaaagagagaaagagggagggagggagggagggaagaaaggaaggagggagggagggagggaaggaaggaaggaagggagagagggaaggagggagggaaggagggagggagggagggaaggagggagggagggagggagggaaacagttgtacatacatatgcaaaaaaaattgagggagggaggggaaacaGTTGGacattcatatgcaaaaaaattaatttggatcCCTACCTTGCAAGATATATGAAAACAAAGTGGATCACAAACTTAAATAGATCACAACATGGATcagaaaacctaaaactataacgTGTCTtaaagaaaataggagaaaatatttgtgaccttTTGCCTAACTGGGTTAGGCAAAGATTACTGGATACAACATCAAAAGCATAAAGTAAcaaattgataaactggactttaccaaaatgtaaaactttggTACTTTAAAAGACActgttaaaacaataaaaacacaagaaacagactgggagaaactatttgcataTTACACATCACATAAGGacttcagaatatataaagaactatcaaAACAGGGAAAAAATGCAATTTCTAAAAAATAGACCAAGGATGTGAACATATACTTCAACTAAGAAGATATATGGATGGCAATTATGCACATTAAAAAAACATGTTcatcaagagaatgagaagacaaaccacaaactgggaaaaaatattcgtaaaagacatacctgataaaggattgttatccaaaatatacaaagcttAAAACACAACACTAAGAAAAcaaacctgatttaaaaattggcaaaagatctCAACAGGCATCTCAcccaagaagatatacaaatggcaaaaaagCATAGGAAACAATGTTCAATATCATATGTATATGTCATTTGAGAACTGCAAATGAAAACCCtgagatactactacacacctattagaatgcaaaaaactaaaacactgacaataccaaatgctgggaAAGATGTGGAGCAACGGGAACTctcattgctggtaggaatgcaaaaatgctacagccactttggaagacagtgttACTGTcttcagtctttcttttcttttctctcttcttttctttcttttttttttgagatggagtctcgctgtgtcgcccaggctggagtgcactggtgggatctctgctcactacaagctctgcctcccgcgttcacgcgattctcctgcctcagcctcccgagtagctgggactgcaggtgcccaccaccacgcccggctagtttttcgtatttttagtggagacggggtttcaccgcgcgTTAGCCACGATGGTCAACCTcgtgacctcctgacctcgtcatccgcccacctcagcctcccaaagtgctgggtttacaggcataagccaccgcgcccggccttcagtttcttataaaactaaacataggTTGGGGAGTACGGGCTGGTATTAAACCATGTGAACTAGGAGGTGACCAAAGTTGACCTTAGAGTCAACTTAATTTTGCAGGTGAGGGAACAGAGGCCTAAACGACCACCGGCTCCCAGTAAAGCAGATTCGCGGCATACTGTGCTTTGCCCAAATTGGTGGTGTAGACACAGGGGCAGAGGCATGTTTGGAGAAAGGGTTCAGAATTTGGAGTGCGACAGACGTAGGTTGGAACAGAGCTCTGCTACTCGGTGGCTGCGCAGGCTCCCGCACACATCCTCCCGAACGCTCGGCTTCCTCACCAGTCCACAAGCCTGGGTGCGAGGCGTCAACGCGCCGCTGAGTGCGCAGGAGGCCGCGAGGCCGGATGGGCCGCCGCGCCGACGCCCCCTGCCGGCCGGCCCGCGCCCAACGCTCCGCTTGTGGGACGCCCGCGGCCGGATGCCCTCCGTCcgctccctcctcggcctcttgGCGGCCGCGGCGGTCTGTGGCGCCTTCGCCTTCCTAGGCTACTGTGTTTACCTCGACCGGAAGCGGCGCGGGGACCCCGCGTTCAAGCGCCGCCTGCGGGATAGTGAGTGGGACCGAGGCGGAGGCGCGACCGGGTCGGGCAGCGCGGGCGGGCTGCCGGCCGGGAGAGCCCCCCTGTGAGAGGCCGGGCCGTGAGTGCCGCAGCTTCTGCCGAGGGGCCCGCGGCTCCCGGGCGGGCAGGACCACTGGGCCCACGCCTCCCAGCCAGCACGTGCTGTGTTGTGTTCGCAGAAAGAAGAGCCAAGCCTCAAAAGCCTGAGGAGCGGGGCACGCAGGTGCAGTGCTTTCGATCCACGCAGGTAGCTCAGTAGACGCAGGTCCGGGCTCGCTGGGTTTCTTGGCTCCTGGCGGGTTTCTTGGCTCCTGGCGGGCTCGGCAGCAAGTAGTTCCCTCAGCCGCCCGCCGCCCGCGCCAGGGAACAGGCCTGCCCTCGCGCCCCAAGCACCGCCTCAGGCTCAGTCACTCTCCTCTCacaaaagggagggaaggaaggagggagaagttGGAGTTGTAAAAGGGCAGCTGTAAAGCAAAACATTGTACAACAGGCACTTCTTTTAattggaagaaggaagaggaggcttTTGCCCTTTCAGAGCCGCGCAGGACACTTAGAAACCCAGACTGGCCACGGTCACCTGGCAGTAACTTCTAGATTGTTCTCCCGCAGGGCCTTTCTTGTAGCTCGGAAGCAGAAGGCATCTTCATGTTTTCTAAGTCTGCGGCAGAATTTGATTagtcccttttttgtttttaagagacgggccgggcgcggtggtgcacgcctgtagtcccagcactttgggaggcgaggcgggcatatcacatgaggtcaggagtgcgagaccagcctggccaacatggtgaaagcctgtctctactaaaaata
The window above is part of the Macaca fascicularis isolate 582-1 chromosome 7, T2T-MFA8v1.1 genome. Proteins encoded here:
- the TOMM20L gene encoding TOMM20-like protein 1 isoform X2; translation: MPSVRSLLGLLAAAAVCGAFAFLGYCVYLDRKRRGDPAFKRRLRDKRRAKPQKPEERGTQSFTLVVQARVQRCDLSQLQPPPPRFKRFSCLRHYDC